A genomic region of Rhodohalobacter sp. SW132 contains the following coding sequences:
- a CDS encoding SpvB/TcaC N-terminal domain-containing protein: protein MQNIKDNKKGDIADLTQEQATDSNAIEIPELSLPKGGGALKSIDEKFEVNAANGTASFSIPLPITPGRNGFAPSLSLSYNSGGGNSPFGVGWSLSYPMIQCRTDKRLPQYQDSTDEDTFMFSGAEDLVPYLEVPNEGEENWKRREHSTDAVIVHQYRPRVEGGFTRIERITRKVDGQVYWKVTTRENVTTFLGLSPNARIFDPEDESKIYSWLPEFSYDGKGNWMRYEYKAENLAHVPNDVHERNRHAGIAKFTNRYLKRVKYGNRTPWYADDPFNPTLPDTDAEYFFEVVMDYGDHKDPGNSEQTPTYEESRPWESRPDAFSSYRSGFEIRTYRRCFNILMFHHFPDEVQFEDTTDEGTTDGEPFGSNYLVKSLALSYQPSSINESGQTEVSYLQSVTQKGFIQKADTYFEKSLPPTEFEYQNLQWNTEARVVDSDSIMNAPVGLTNNYQWVDLYGEGINGILTEQAEGWYYKSNLGDIDEDRQVRFTKANKVIPKPSFSGLSNGVLSIQDLESNGQKQVVVNSPGMQGYFELTEGDDFKSFEPFEQVANVNLQDPNTRLLDLNGDGQPEIVMTEDNLFTWHPADGKKGYKRAESSSKTIDEEKGPAFVFADTDQQESIFLADMSGDGLTDIVRVRDGEICYWANKGYGRFSAKINMGNAPHFDHPDQFNPKYLQLSDISGTGASDIIYLGRNKFKAYINLTGNAWSEAHQIEPFFPIDSNTQLSVIDLLGTGTSCIVWSSDLPAESHAPMRYMDLMDSKKPHVLKKYVNNFGKETSLEYKSSTHFYLKDKQEGRPWITKLPFPVQVVAKSITEDKITDVRFTAEYCYHHGYYDHQEREFRGFGMVEQRDTEEYEHWKANNEGNQLEKSEELYQAPTLTKTWFHTGAFLDRENILTQFKEEYWFEEYNNVFPDAPITVSEPELEDARIVANQTLEDRFDITELSAEEYREALRACKGMTLRQEVFALDTPSEDPSLEEQQKELKPYSVATHNCHIQLLQPRGENRYGSFIVTESEALTIHYERDETDPRIAHTLNTKIDELGNILESASVVYPRIRINDSLATVINSASAMTYERPEEKQAYMDSLEFVKTEQEKTLITYSKNIFTGDIIEDEIYRLRQPAETKTYEITSLDLLNELYEVDEFAGIFEDPDGEIDYHKSPDPSSERHQYRLIEHIRSLYYDEQLVDALPLGQLSTHGISYESYQLAYTPDLLDNIFTDEDGTNNRLPSDLDALLSDEGKFVHSEDENNWWIRSGRPLFIRPEEGEDITTVKNRFFSPIAYLSPFDSVTSVSYYKDYFLMLKETEDALENRMAVERFNFRTLAPIRMKDINDNISEILVDELGLVKAMAVLGKGDEADTLDGLAEYTTEDERNDIENYFTFANTNDLRTTARNLLQGATSRFVYNFHRYLSSVQLLEEQLTENPETGECAMVKFLPTVVGSINREQHHSNNPNSPLQLGFEYSDGMGNVAMAKAQAEPGEALKLNIQEDCSYTLERDDTGDNLRWIGNGRTVLNNKGNPVKQYEPYFSVNPFYEDNKELVERGFTPIIYYDAMGRYIRTELPDGSFTKVEFDSWQQASYDQNDTVMDSQWYDDRFNRRIDAELTEAGKDPIKEKKAAEKAAKHHNTPTVLHFDTLGRPIVSVAHNRIEENDPNGNVIDTRDEFYSTLINRDIEGNVRSVVDARNNTVMEYKYDMLGHRVYQNSMDAGRRWTLNNVAGNPVRNWDDMDHHFTTSYDVLQRPMEKQLQILSEDANVHVIEKIIYGESQADAKLKNLRGQVYQHYDSSGRMTNLQFDYKGNLLEAKRRLAATYDEEIIDWSDGSPTNRLDEEVFTSITEYDAMNRMTRLYNWHRSVDRVAVYEPSYNDRGTLEAEDHITAAQRISDGYTDGRRITAVSGIQYNEKGQRTRMLFGNGTATRYLYDSQTFRLIQLRTTKNPTNEALPTGPSNLSDPNTLQNLYYTYDPVGNISEIKDDAYKPVFFDNQRVEPKSRYTYDPLYRLIRAEGRENISFDNAPGPKEPDPFSTNNFPITDQTLRKYTQTYEYDSVGNILKMRHINSVERWTRNYKYDTNNNRLDRTWKKSDTASAVVYQNDAHGNMLNYNNTPEEYRPNWDYRDRMHHLNLGGGGEAYYQYGGNRERSRKRVERRDGMTEERLYLGGMEVYRRWNGTTLTEEIETHHLMVDDQRVLMVEDIIETDSNNLSTGILDRYQYSNHLGSVGLEMTGTGAIISYEEYHPFGTVAYQAVNSTIKATAKRYRYTGMERDKESGLNYHSARYYMPWLGRWISADPIGVIGGINLYRLGLNNPIKFKDVNGNQPYDIGGMSLDEMREERGRQKKQVEAEEKLRRKKGNEKLNHSAPYRGSTPEQLKSYENVQGDHVIPHTLRDAQRTSPSGERYHKSRYGEEVMMVETGKAEGGKPAKPHTQVKRTQMELADRVKRGESISEGEIKHSMQRAYSEVEGVDFDKQEVDRTLIDSENNLHRPIKETGKELIDEGLVTQNDLNDYSENTKKSLSPKKGNQVNKITSDAVEVVKKTGKEVMTVAEPLKKVASKAGPIGTAAEVLNLVDADTTEAQVQATSDLGADLVGYAGPVGAVGSLAYSGTRMVDDAVGSATGKSISSRIGEAAANNKITGWLGRKLVGLD from the coding sequence ATGCAAAATATCAAAGATAATAAGAAAGGGGATATTGCTGACCTCACTCAAGAGCAGGCTACTGATTCGAATGCAATTGAGATCCCCGAACTATCCTTACCCAAAGGTGGTGGTGCATTAAAAAGCATTGATGAGAAATTTGAAGTTAACGCTGCAAATGGCACGGCATCTTTTTCCATCCCGTTGCCAATCACACCCGGCCGAAATGGTTTCGCCCCTTCACTCTCACTTTCTTATAACTCAGGAGGAGGTAATAGTCCGTTCGGAGTGGGCTGGTCGCTTAGCTACCCAATGATTCAGTGCAGGACGGATAAGCGTCTGCCCCAATACCAGGATAGTACGGACGAAGATACGTTTATGTTTTCTGGAGCGGAGGATTTGGTACCCTATCTTGAGGTCCCAAATGAAGGTGAGGAAAACTGGAAACGGAGAGAGCATTCAACAGATGCAGTTATTGTACATCAGTATCGGCCAAGGGTTGAAGGAGGATTTACCCGCATTGAACGCATCACGCGAAAGGTTGATGGACAGGTTTACTGGAAGGTCACGACCCGGGAAAACGTTACCACCTTCCTTGGACTTAGTCCCAACGCCCGCATTTTTGATCCGGAGGATGAATCGAAGATTTATTCCTGGCTGCCCGAATTTAGTTACGACGGGAAAGGAAATTGGATGCGATACGAGTATAAAGCCGAAAATCTGGCACACGTCCCAAACGATGTACATGAGAGAAATCGCCATGCTGGCATAGCAAAGTTTACTAATCGATATCTGAAACGGGTAAAATACGGCAATCGAACACCCTGGTATGCCGATGACCCCTTCAATCCCACCCTTCCTGACACGGATGCTGAATATTTTTTTGAGGTCGTAATGGATTACGGGGACCACAAAGACCCTGGGAATAGTGAACAGACTCCTACTTATGAAGAGTCTCGACCTTGGGAGTCTAGGCCCGATGCATTTTCCTCCTACCGTTCCGGCTTTGAAATACGCACTTACCGGCGTTGCTTTAATATTCTGATGTTTCATCATTTTCCGGACGAGGTTCAGTTTGAAGATACGACTGATGAAGGTACAACTGATGGAGAACCATTTGGGAGCAATTACCTGGTCAAATCATTAGCTCTAAGCTATCAACCATCTTCGATTAATGAGTCAGGCCAAACCGAGGTAAGCTACTTACAATCGGTTACACAAAAAGGGTTTATCCAAAAAGCTGATACGTATTTTGAAAAGAGCCTACCTCCCACCGAGTTTGAGTATCAGAACCTTCAGTGGAATACGGAAGCACGGGTTGTGGATAGTGACAGTATCATGAATGCTCCTGTGGGGCTGACCAACAATTATCAGTGGGTTGATTTGTATGGAGAGGGCATAAATGGAATTCTAACCGAGCAAGCAGAGGGTTGGTATTATAAGTCTAATCTTGGTGACATCGATGAGGACCGGCAAGTACGCTTTACCAAAGCAAATAAGGTTATCCCTAAACCATCCTTTTCTGGACTATCCAACGGTGTGCTATCCATTCAGGACTTAGAGTCAAATGGACAAAAACAGGTGGTGGTAAACAGCCCTGGTATGCAAGGTTATTTTGAGCTGACTGAAGGTGATGATTTTAAGTCGTTTGAGCCGTTTGAACAGGTAGCAAACGTAAATCTACAGGATCCCAATACACGGCTGCTTGACCTGAATGGAGACGGTCAGCCCGAAATTGTGATGACCGAGGATAACCTTTTCACCTGGCATCCTGCAGATGGTAAAAAAGGATATAAACGGGCGGAATCTTCATCAAAGACGATTGATGAAGAGAAAGGACCAGCCTTTGTATTTGCAGATACGGATCAGCAGGAGTCCATTTTCCTGGCCGACATGAGTGGAGACGGATTGACCGATATAGTAAGGGTACGAGACGGGGAGATTTGCTACTGGGCTAATAAAGGATATGGGCGCTTTAGTGCAAAAATTAATATGGGCAATGCTCCCCATTTTGACCACCCTGATCAGTTCAATCCAAAGTATCTGCAGCTTTCAGATATAAGCGGCACTGGGGCATCGGACATCATCTACCTGGGCAGGAATAAATTTAAGGCTTATATAAATTTAACAGGAAATGCCTGGAGCGAAGCCCACCAAATAGAACCGTTCTTCCCTATAGACAGCAATACTCAGCTTTCAGTTATTGATCTGCTTGGCACGGGTACGTCCTGTATCGTCTGGTCATCCGACCTGCCGGCTGAAAGCCATGCCCCCATGCGCTACATGGATCTAATGGACAGCAAAAAGCCACATGTACTGAAGAAATATGTAAATAATTTTGGTAAGGAAACTTCGCTGGAGTATAAAAGCTCTACACACTTTTATCTAAAGGATAAGCAAGAAGGCAGACCCTGGATTACCAAGCTGCCCTTCCCGGTTCAGGTGGTTGCCAAATCTATAACAGAAGATAAGATAACGGACGTACGTTTTACGGCAGAATACTGCTATCACCACGGGTACTACGATCACCAGGAACGCGAGTTCCGTGGATTCGGGATGGTAGAACAACGGGATACAGAGGAGTACGAGCACTGGAAAGCCAACAATGAAGGAAATCAGCTGGAAAAATCGGAAGAACTCTATCAGGCTCCGACCTTGACCAAAACCTGGTTCCATACGGGTGCGTTTTTAGATCGTGAGAATATTTTAACGCAGTTTAAGGAAGAGTACTGGTTCGAAGAGTACAATAACGTCTTTCCGGATGCTCCTATTACAGTATCGGAACCGGAGCTTGAAGATGCACGGATTGTTGCCAATCAAACGCTGGAAGATCGGTTTGATATCACGGAACTGAGTGCAGAGGAATACCGGGAAGCACTGCGAGCTTGTAAAGGCATGACGCTTCGCCAGGAAGTTTTTGCTCTGGATACTCCATCTGAAGATCCTTCGCTTGAAGAACAGCAAAAAGAGCTCAAGCCCTATTCGGTAGCCACTCATAATTGTCACATTCAACTGCTTCAGCCAAGAGGTGAGAACAGGTACGGTTCTTTCATCGTAACTGAAAGCGAAGCCCTCACCATTCATTATGAACGGGATGAAACCGATCCGCGGATAGCTCATACACTCAATACCAAAATTGATGAATTAGGCAACATTCTGGAATCTGCTTCAGTAGTCTATCCACGCATTCGAATTAATGACTCGCTTGCAACTGTAATAAACAGCGCCTCGGCTATGACTTATGAAAGGCCGGAAGAAAAACAGGCTTATATGGATAGCCTGGAATTTGTGAAGACTGAACAAGAAAAGACACTCATCACGTATAGCAAAAATATTTTTACAGGCGATATTATTGAAGATGAGATCTACCGACTTCGCCAGCCGGCAGAAACCAAAACCTATGAAATTACCAGCCTTGACTTGTTGAATGAGCTTTATGAGGTTGACGAATTTGCTGGAATATTTGAAGATCCAGATGGAGAAATTGACTATCACAAATCGCCTGATCCCAGTTCTGAAAGGCATCAATATCGTCTTATCGAGCACATTCGTTCTCTTTATTATGATGAGCAGTTAGTAGATGCTCTCCCATTAGGACAACTCAGCACTCATGGTATTTCATATGAGAGTTATCAGTTAGCCTATACACCGGATCTGCTTGATAATATTTTCACGGACGAAGATGGAACCAATAACCGGCTTCCATCCGATTTGGATGCGCTGTTATCAGATGAAGGTAAATTTGTCCATAGCGAGGACGAAAATAACTGGTGGATTCGTTCAGGCAGGCCCCTGTTTATCCGACCTGAAGAGGGAGAGGATATTACAACCGTTAAAAATCGCTTTTTTTCTCCCATCGCTTACCTATCTCCTTTCGATTCGGTAACCTCGGTTTCTTATTACAAAGATTATTTCCTGATGCTAAAGGAGACCGAGGATGCACTGGAAAACCGTATGGCCGTGGAACGGTTCAACTTTCGCACACTGGCACCGATCAGAATGAAAGATATCAACGATAATATTTCTGAGATCCTGGTTGATGAACTGGGACTGGTGAAAGCGATGGCTGTACTCGGTAAAGGCGACGAAGCCGATACCCTGGATGGATTGGCCGAGTACACTACCGAGGATGAGCGAAATGATATTGAAAACTATTTTACGTTCGCAAATACGAATGACTTGCGCACCACCGCGAGAAATCTGCTGCAGGGAGCAACCAGCCGGTTTGTTTATAATTTTCATCGATACCTCTCATCTGTACAACTACTCGAAGAGCAACTAACGGAAAATCCAGAAACCGGGGAATGTGCTATGGTTAAATTCCTGCCAACCGTTGTGGGAAGTATCAACCGCGAGCAGCATCATAGCAACAATCCCAACAGCCCGCTTCAACTGGGTTTTGAATACTCTGACGGCATGGGCAACGTGGCGATGGCCAAAGCCCAAGCCGAGCCCGGTGAAGCGCTAAAGCTGAATATCCAGGAGGATTGCAGCTACACGCTTGAAAGGGATGATACCGGCGATAATCTGCGCTGGATTGGCAATGGACGAACTGTGCTCAATAACAAAGGGAATCCCGTTAAACAGTATGAGCCCTACTTTTCGGTGAATCCGTTTTACGAAGATAATAAGGAGCTGGTAGAGCGGGGTTTCACTCCGATCATCTATTATGATGCCATGGGCCGGTACATTCGGACCGAGCTGCCCGATGGTTCTTTCACGAAAGTAGAGTTTGACAGTTGGCAGCAGGCAAGCTATGACCAAAACGACACTGTGATGGACAGCCAGTGGTATGATGACCGTTTCAACCGCCGCATCGACGCCGAACTCACAGAAGCAGGGAAAGATCCTATAAAAGAAAAGAAAGCTGCCGAAAAAGCAGCCAAACACCATAACACGCCAACGGTCTTGCACTTTGACACTTTAGGGCGACCTATTGTAAGTGTTGCCCATAATAGGATTGAGGAAAATGATCCCAACGGCAATGTAATTGATACGAGAGATGAGTTCTACAGCACACTCATTAACCGGGATATTGAAGGCAATGTTCGCAGCGTGGTTGATGCTCGGAACAACACCGTCATGGAATATAAGTATGATATGCTGGGACATCGCGTGTATCAGAACAGCATGGATGCGGGCCGGCGGTGGACGTTGAATAACGTGGCCGGAAATCCTGTTCGCAACTGGGATGACATGGACCACCATTTTACAACGAGCTATGACGTATTACAACGTCCCATGGAAAAACAACTCCAAATTCTATCAGAAGATGCAAATGTTCATGTAATTGAGAAGATTATCTACGGGGAAAGTCAGGCAGACGCGAAACTAAAGAACCTCCGCGGGCAGGTTTACCAGCATTACGATTCAAGCGGACGAATGACCAACCTGCAATTTGATTATAAAGGCAACCTGCTGGAGGCGAAGCGTCGATTGGCCGCGACTTACGATGAAGAAATTATTGACTGGTCAGATGGTTCGCCGACCAATCGCTTGGACGAGGAGGTATTTACTTCTATTACTGAATACGATGCGATGAACAGAATGACGCGCCTCTATAATTGGCACCGAAGTGTGGACCGTGTGGCCGTTTATGAACCAAGCTATAATGATCGTGGAACTCTTGAAGCGGAAGATCATATTACAGCTGCTCAGCGTATAAGCGATGGATACACCGACGGCCGCCGAATCACTGCTGTATCTGGCATTCAATACAACGAGAAAGGACAGCGTACCCGAATGCTCTTCGGAAACGGGACGGCCACCCGTTACTTATATGACTCTCAAACGTTCCGGCTCATTCAATTGCGAACAACCAAAAATCCAACAAATGAGGCGCTTCCAACCGGACCGTCGAATTTATCGGACCCCAATACGCTTCAAAACCTCTATTACACGTATGACCCGGTGGGAAACATCTCGGAAATTAAAGATGATGCCTATAAACCGGTCTTTTTCGACAACCAGCGGGTGGAACCCAAAAGCCGCTATACCTACGATCCGTTGTATAGGCTGATTCGGGCTGAAGGCAGAGAAAACATTAGTTTTGATAACGCGCCAGGCCCCAAAGAACCCGATCCTTTCTCAACCAACAATTTTCCCATCACGGACCAAACACTTCGCAAGTACACCCAAACATATGAGTACGACAGCGTTGGCAACATCCTGAAGATGCGACACATTAACAGTGTAGAGCGCTGGACGCGCAATTATAAATACGATACCAACAACAACCGCCTCGACCGCACATGGAAAAAAAGTGATACAGCCAGCGCTGTGGTTTATCAAAACGACGCCCACGGCAACATGCTGAACTACAACAATACGCCGGAAGAATACCGCCCGAACTGGGATTACAGAGACCGTATGCATCACTTGAACCTCGGGGGAGGTGGGGAAGCCTATTACCAGTATGGCGGTAACCGAGAGCGCAGCCGCAAACGCGTCGAACGAAGAGATGGTATGACAGAGGAACGCCTTTACCTTGGAGGGATGGAGGTCTACCGCCGCTGGAACGGTACGACTTTGACAGAAGAAATTGAAACCCACCACCTAATGGTCGATGACCAGCGAGTGCTGATGGTGGAAGATATTATTGAAACCGACAGTAATAATTTGAGCACCGGCATCCTCGACCGCTACCAGTACAGTAACCATCTGGGCTCAGTGGGGTTGGAGATGACTGGCACCGGGGCTATTATTTCATACGAAGAATATCACCCTTTCGGTACGGTCGCCTATCAGGCAGTTAATTCAACTATTAAAGCAACGGCCAAGCGCTATCGCTATACCGGGATGGAGCGGGATAAAGAAAGTGGACTCAATTATCACTCGGCACGATATTATATGCCGTGGTTAGGGAGGTGGATAAGTGCGGATCCAATCGGAGTGATTGGAGGCATCAATCTATATCGATTAGGACTAAATAATCCTATTAAGTTTAAAGATGTTAATGGTAATCAACCCTATGATATCGGTGGGATGTCACTCGATGAAATGAGAGAAGAAAGAGGTAGGCAAAAAAAACAAGTAGAAGCAGAAGAAAAATTACGTAGAAAGAAAGGCAATGAAAAACTAAATCATTCAGCTCCTTATAGGGGTAGTACACCTGAACAGCTAAAATCATATGAAAATGTTCAAGGGGATCATGTAATACCTCATACTCTAAGAGATGCACAAAGGACTTCTCCAAGTGGGGAAAGATATCATAAAAGTAGATATGGTGAAGAAGTAATGATGGTAGAAACTGGAAAAGCTGAAGGAGGAAAACCAGCAAAGCCACATACCCAAGTCAAAAGAACTCAGATGGAGCTAGCAGACAGAGTTAAAAGAGGAGAATCAATATCTGAAGGAGAAATAAAACACAGTATGCAAAGAGCATATTCTGAAGTAGAAGGAGTTGATTTTGATAAACAGGAAGTTGATAGAACATTAATTGATTCTGAGAATAATTTGCATAGACCTATTAAAGAAACTGGAAAAGAGCTTATTGATGAAGGTTTAGTTACGCAGAATGATCTTAATGACTATAGTGAAAATACCAAAAAATCTTTGTCTCCTAAAAAGGGAAATCAAGTAAATAAAATTACCAGTGATGCAGTTGAAGTTGTAAAAAAGACAGGAAAAGAGGTTATGACAGTTGCAGAGCCATTAAAAAAAGTTGCAAGTAAAGCTGGACCTATTGGTACAGCAGCAGAGGTACTCAATTTAGTCGATGCTGATACAACTGAAGCGCAAGTTCAAGCGACATCCGATCTGGGAGCTGATTTAGTTGGATATGCAGGACCTGTCGGCGCAGTAGGTTCTCTAGCATATAGTGGCACACGAATGGTGGATGATGCAGTTGGAAGTGCTACTGGGAAAAGCATATCAAGTCGAATTGGAGAAGCTGCAGCTAATAATAAAATTACAGGTTGGCTGGGAAGAAAATTAGTTGGACTGGATTAA